The DNA sequence GGACTTTATGGCAGTATTTCAAAattacaaatgaaaatatttgtAATCTTATGTATTTGTAATCTCTTTGTTGAttattttcactttaatttgCATGgatgcctttatttatttatttatttatttattttgctggtCTCTAAATTTAGCATCGGTCTTCCTACCAACCGTGCCACCGCCAGTTaaatttctgttttcttttttggtcaGCTTTCACCTTCCACCCTTATCAGCATTTCTGTGCAGCTTATACATTTCATTTGCTAATTGTTGTGTTGCGTATTGTTGATGCAggggtctctgtctctgtccctgtccccagTGCAGTTGTGCTGTCTGTAGCACATAGATTGCATTGTTTGATGTTGAGCGTATGAAGCGTGCAACAATTATTTTAGTAATTTTTCAGCAGTAAATAATGCTATTTCCCACACCTCGGTCGTCTCTGGAAGAGTAAGCACGTCACTCTTTAGTGATCCATTTTTAATACCTCAAAGTGTGGCTCCTCTCATGAGTAGGAGCTATTACATTTTACTGCTGCACAATTTATGCCCACCACTTCCACATTTAACCAACTTGTAGACCCAAATAGTTCATATCTGAATATTCCCCTcttttacaaacacacatatgcaaATGTTAAAATCAGGTATCAAGCATGACACCTTGTTTCGAGACTTGCTCACCAGTGTGCTCATGCTTGACTAATTTGGAGGCCTTTTTTCTGTATACCGTTGCCTGGCGACAGGGCAAAGACAAGCACTTGGAATGAGAGATTTGTTCTTATAACCAACAGGGGGAAAATAGATTTTCTCCTGTAGGTCATTGTTTTTAGTGCCAGAGTTAATGGTGTGTTGATCCTTTTAGAGAGTTCTACTGTTCAGTAGACTTGGTTTTATTGCTGTCACCAGGGAACGTGTCAGTTCTGAACAGTTGTATTTCAGAGATAAGAATTAGAAGCTTTTTCCCCTTGTGTAGGATCACTAAGTGCAGCTGACAGTCTCCTCCCTCATGTCCTTTAATGCCGTTTGAATTAATATAgcggtgatgacagcgcagaaCCCCAACCATATTTTACATCGGAGATTTGCCATGAAAGGCTCAGACTGTAGCTCTGCTCTGTCTAATTAAGGGGATCTGTGCTTACAAAACCATGGCTGTACAGCTTTTTTACTCCCAGGGCAATATTAAAGAATACTTTGGTCAACTGGGTCACATACTTATGTGCAAAtgaatattaaaacaatttgataacatttttaaaaaaaaaacagaatccGATTATGGCGCCTAGTAGCTGGGAAGAGTAAAAACAAATTGGAAACTTGATGTGGTGTTTTGACAGCTCACACCTTCACTACCACCTCTGCAGGTTGCCAGATGCTCCACTGAATTTGGTCTGGTCTGCAGGAGGGAGTTAGCTGTGTGAAGCCTATTAATTTTTGAGGAATAATTGAATGAGTCATATTCacagtgctttttttttttttttttagatcattaattattattttttaagtgCCATGTTGAGATGTTTTCACTCTCTCTTCCACCcatctttttctctgctttgaaATATGATGAACTTCCAAATACATTATACACCCacagatttatataaataactccaaaatatttattctgttatTGGGCGCTTCTCAGAATGGTGCTTTCTGCATCTATCTCTCCAGGGTTTGTTAGTTTTGATTTGACAGCATGTTTGTGATCATTTAATGAGAGAGATTTCTAAAAAATATAGCCTTTTTTTGTAACCAAGATCATACAACATCATTTAGAAACAGCATCAAGTGGGAATATTACCGTTCCTGACGCGGGCGGcttgtataaatagtgtatttttgtgtgtgtttctgtgctctcctctcctctcctctcctctcctctcctctcctctcctctcctctcctctcctctcctctcctctcctctcctctcctctcctctcctcccctctcccccccccctacatgagcctggtcctgctcaaggtttcttcctgtttttccttgccactgttgcttgtctggggtcaggccctgggattctggaaagcgccttgaaacaattttgattgtaaaagacgctatataaataaagattgattgattgattgcttgattgattgaagaaCTGTATGTGAATCTACAGTGTAAATTGACTTTATTTCATCAACCTTCCCTGTGAATAATGTTCATTGTGAACATTATTGATATGTTGATTGTGGCTATGTCAGCGAACATCACTCTTAATatgttctatttatttttacactTAAAAGGATAATTTTCCTGGAATAAGGGCCACATGTATCAGCTTAGTTATAACTGAAAACACTATATAGCCGATGTTTAGCATAAATTTCCCTCCTTTGGGAAAGACCACAGCAGTAATGGATTCATAGTCATCAGTTTTGGAACCCTGTGATGTGCACAGCTGGGTCATGAGTGCAGCTACGTAAagactcacaaacacacaactgatGGAAGCAGCACTGAAAACCGTCTTCATGGAAGGACCCATACGAGAGAGGCATCGTTCTTTTACCTGGAAGGAAACTTCATACTTAATATAAACATTCTTTAATGCGTTCGACAGAATGGTTGTGCGGCAACATGACCGAGGAATAATGAGATGGATGCAAACTCCTGCTTCTGGAGGAGGCAGGTCAAAATAATATGTCTTCAGTCTGTTGTTTTTAGTCTGTTGAAACAGTGATTATGCAGAAATACATTCACACCGTCACCCTTTTGAACCTTTTCCGTCCCCAGTAGGTGTTCAATGTGCCAAAGCACTCAAACTCATTATGCAAAATCAATTCCtttgaatgcacacacacacacacacacacacacacacacacacacagactctctcACATATGCCTCGGTGTAGCAGCTTCCTACAAGCTTGAACATTCACTCCCATTGGTTTGTGCGCTGAGCACAGCCAGTCATGCACTAACCCACACACCATCTGCAATAATTCTGCATCAGATGTAATAGAGGGCAGGTGCGTTTGAGTTACGCAGCATTTTCATGTGATCACTGCAGGAAAACAATCAGACTCTTCGCTGGTATTAGTTATACTGccgtttttacttttttaaaccGCCTGGAGGCCGCATCAGGGCAGCCAAGTGAAAAACTTTACATAATGTATTTTTTCCACCCCATCATGCTCCACTTGTTCTTCCTGCACAATATAGTTCTAACAAATCTAAGGAGAGATTTAAAGGTGAATTAATCTTTTCTGAGTTCTTTGCAGCTGAGAGGAAGAATTTCTAGTGAGATGATCCCAGTCATTACTTTTACGTTGATTTCCAATTCCAATCCCCACTCATTGGGTCAGACGGGCGTCTTCACCAGAGGGTTGGTTGATGTATCTTTTAGTCTCGTGGTTTCCTACGCTAACCCAAATTTGATAACATCGAGATGCTCGTGACGCCAAACGGGTCGAACCCCAAATCTTTATTTggtcttcttctttcttccagctCTCCTTTCTGCCGGTGGCACCCCCTGCTGTTGAGGCTGTGTTATGAGCCTATGTGGCAGGAAGGCGCTGACGTTGCTGAGCAGCGTGTTCGCTGTTTGCGCCCTGGGCCTGCTGGGGATCGCCGTGAGCACAGATTACTGGCTCTACCTGGAGGAGGGCATCATCCTTCCCCTCAACCAGACCAAAGACGTGCGCATGTCCCTCCACTCAGGCCTCTGGAGGGTGTGTTTCCTGGCCGGTAAGCAAGCGGCGAGTTTCTGACTGTTGATCTGAAACTGGGGGCCATTTTAGCTGCATCGAAGGGTTCAACATGGTCACAATTACAGTTCTTTGTATGTAAAGTGTCTAAAAGCCCACTCACgtgtattctttttttcctaGCAAAGACAGATGGAGGATTCTAGTTtttgaaaacaattaaaacTTGCAATCATATTCTCATCTTGATACAACTTGCTCAAAgaaacacactaacacactaacCAGTTTGATGGCTCTGTTTACGTTGGGGTCCACCAGGTGCTTCGAGGGTCACCTTCACGATTAGCACCCGCAGCCTTATGGCCACAGCTCCTGACAGCCACAACAACAATGGCAGCTTTGAACAAGGCCTACTTGGTCCCCCCACCCTTGGCCGATGATCCAGAACTTCAGATCAATTAAAAATGTCGTATTCCGGTTCTTTGACTGGTTTCTTTTCCCTTATTTTTAGCCTTAATTTCTTTTTCCCCACATAAGAGACAGTCAACCTGGTGTGCAGCTTTTGGTTCTCCATCTGAGCCCACCATTTACCCCTGAGTACCCCTGAGTATCACAGAGGCATGTCTGATTCTCTGGATTGGTCCAGAAAggttttattattatgttttcCTTAAGATATCTCCAAACAGAGGTTGCCCCCATATTGATCCAGGTAACAACTGTAATTAATGGAAATGAATCTTTTCTCTTTTATCCTTAAATTTTtaccatttcctgttttttttaatgtaggtGATCCATTTGTGACGTGGTTCCACAGCTGCTGGTACAATATACACGCCGCTATGGTCCATCCACAGTGTAGTTTAAGGTCAATCGAATGGCCTTATTGCCCACTTAACTGTTGTGGGTTGACCCAGAAACGGTTACTACTCTGGCACCACAGCGGATTGAGTCCCCAGAGGATGCGAAAGAGGTTATCCTGTTTGGTTGGTATCGATGTTGGTTCGGGTTCAGCGGGTGTAGCATCGCTAACTGCACAGCCGCTAATCTGCTCTTCACCAAAGGTGTGCGTGAAGGCCGGACAGCGATCAAGCTCGTTAGAGCGAAGGACGGGAGGCTTTGGGCCGATGATCGTGTTGTCAGATTTATACAGCTGCCGTTTCTTCCTTACTTTAATTTTCTTAGCAATAGAAGCCTGCCTGGTGTAGTTTCAAGATGTTTTCCCCTACTTACAGATATGTCCTTCCCTTTCCATCTGAACAATTTATCTCTCGGAAGAGTTTGGTGGGgttcagcttcagcagctcaaTAGTGACCCATTAATAGTAGCTATTAAGTTAAAAGAAACAATTGTCCTCCATTTTGTCTTGCGGTCCACCAGATTTCCTCTGGACGGACTGGGGTGCGAAAGCAGATTTATTTGTGGATACATCTATAGTTCTTTTCAGGTTCTAACGTGTCTAAAGGGGCAAATTGCCATGTAGCATTGCCATGTGTAACAGCCAAAGGGACTGCTTGTTTACTGTGAATGCTGCTGCCCACAATCTGCTTCATCAGGCCAATAACAATACAGTTCTCCCTTTCTGAGTTTTCCACTAATCCTTTGTGGACTTACTGGTGGGTTCTGGGTCATTGACATGTCTCAGGGTCCTGCTCAGACTTGgcttcatttgattttaatatttttagaGATGTGTCACTCAAGGACCCTCCCCTGAATGTTACCCTTGTTCAGCAGAGAAGAGTGGGAACCTGCTCTAGGTCCCATGATGACAAGTTAGGGGCTTTTTAGACTTCTTTTAGCATCTTGCCTTCTGCTCTCAGGCTGAACTTTCTTGGATGAACCGACCTGGACGTGTTAGCAGTGGTTTTTCAATGTCCTCCAGGCAGTGGAATGTCTGATTTCACATGCAGCCTTCCTTCTGATGCTCTCAGGCAGCTTTTTTaaacccccccatcctccttcACAATGCTGAACCAAGTTCTAATCATGTgatgtgattcacctgtgtgtgattGTGCTACTCTGGGTTTGAATAAACGTGGTCTGTCCTAATTTCTTCCTCGCCTGGGGTGCATTTGACCATAGATCAACATTAATTGAAATTTCCTTGACTAtgattttcctctctttgtctcaGCGGAGGAGAAGGGCCGATGCTTCAACATCGAATACGTGATGCCGGCTAACTTCCAGATGACCTCCGAGTCCACCGTTAGCGTGCTGAGTGAGTAACTGTTTACGTGTCACCAGTATTTGGACCAAATGAAAAGACTTGCTTCTCCTAAAGGAGGAAGAATTGTGCCCGTTTGAGGCTATTCAACCTTTTAGTACAGTTCTGTGAGACATAGAGAGCAGTCTTGGCTTTATAAAGTTCAATTTCGCTTTCAATTTCAACCGTTTTATCCTAAGCTGGCTAGATAAAAGGTGTTCAGAACAGCGGAGAGGAGGGAAACGAGCGAAGATAATGCGACACGAGGGTAAATGTGCAAGAGACGGGAGGAGCTCACGACCTCGTGACATGTTGGGGAAGACGCCGTCAGAAAGAAAACATGTTGGTGTGCaatgaaatgaatatttaattccgCTTCCGTTTGAAATAACTGGTGGGTTTCTCTTCCAGAGATGATCCGCTCTTCCACGCCATTCCCTCTGGTCAGTCTCTTCTTCATGTTCATCGGTTTTGTCCTCAGTAACATCGGCCACATCCGCCCCCATCGCACTATCCTGGCCTTTGTCTCCGGaatcttcttcatcctctcggGTATCTGGTTCAGCTTCTGCTCACAATGCTCCTAAAATGATGTCCTGGTTCTGCAGTTCTGATCTTAATGTTTCTTTCTGTCGTCACGACTCTCAGGTCTCTCTCTGGTGGTCGGCCTGGTCTTGTACATCTCCAACATTACCGATGAAATGTTAAACAGGACCAAGAGTAACGAGGCCTACTTCAGCTATAAGTACGGCTGGTCCTTCGCGTTCGCGGCCATTTCCTTCCTGCTTACTGAGGTAACGCCAGAACAAGGAggtgttgacctctgacctttttcCATCCCTCACTAACAGTCTCCTCCTGATTTCACCTCCACAGAAGGGTTGGGGCTGGTGGGAAGTGTGATTCATTGATTTACCCCCCTTCTTTTCCTGATAAATGAGGGTGATTTTCAGCAAAAACAGACCTGACACTTGTTTTCATGCTCTTAGTTTTGGCCTTCACGCTAAGGGTTTCCCCCGGCAACGCCACCCCGCTCTGGCTCGCTCTGCCTGCTGGTTTCCTCCATTCTTATCCCTTTCTCTGTCCACCCCGCCttttttttgggtttattttacaCTTGTCGATCATGAacaaacatttatattttatgatCAATATTAACATGATGTCATTGTTCCTTTATTCATATTTGAGTTGCTTATTTTATGCAAATCGAGTGGACTCTGATGCCCAGTTGGcctgaatttgtgtgtgtgtgtgtgtttgctgaccGTCAGGCCGCGGGCGTGATGTCGGTCTACCTGTTCATGAAGCGCTACACGGCTGAGGAAATGTACCGACCCCACCAGGGCTTCTACCGGCCTCGCCTCAGCAACTGCTCGGACTACTCCGGTCAGTTCCTGCACCCGGACGCCTGGGCCGGACGCGGCCGCAGTCCCTCGTCCATCTCCTCTGAGGCTTCTCTCCAGATGAAGTCCTCCAACTACCCGGCTCTGCTCAAGTGTCCAGAGTATGAACAAATGTCGTCCTCGCCCTGCTGAGGAGTCATTTAGATCAGACTAGATTCTGGCGTCTAATATCCGATCGCTCTGCTGTTGTCCACTTTCTGACTTCCCTGAAGCGCCCTGACTGTTAGCTggttcctgcctccctccctggtTTATTCCCTCCTCTCTTGTTGTTGTGGGGAGTAAAGCTAAAGCTAAGGGTCAGCCAGTTCTTTGAATCCTCAGCTAATGTCTCCTTTTAGACAAGCAGCCTGTAGAAAATAGTTTGATATAAACGTGTTCCGTAAGAAGTCGTAAGTGACTTCGGTCTGTTGCGTCCCGCAGCACTGCCCCACCCTCCAAACCCCTCGAACCTTCTGCTCTCACGTGTGACAGCAGGTTTATGAGAAGTCACGTGATGCAGCGCGCACAAGCTTAAacacatgaatgaatgaatgtgaatTCGAATGAGCATATTCTGGAGCTACTGGTGGTGACCGATCACTGCTCCACCCTctgtttcagcccccccccccccaactgtttAGTTTCTGGATTTCACCTGTTATTTTTGTACAATTGTATAATCTACCTGACCGGCATCTATCAGCCTCTCAGAGTTTGTCCCACTATTCAGGATGttagaaaatataaaaaatttGTTATAGTAAGACTGGTGCAGCTGTCAGTTTGGATCAGCTGGGTGGaaaatcacacaaaaaaagagacttaaaatgtgtttattaaCTTAAATACCTCTCCTGAAAAGATCAAATGAAGCCACATCATAGATGCATATTTTTCTAGCTTCTTTTATTGTACCTCAGATATTTGacgtaaaaaaaaattaagttgGCGCAGAGGGCAAACATGTAAATTACTGAATATATACATTTCACACACCTGCAAGTCAGCATATTACAGAGAACTATTTGTCTTgtgcaatattttttttttctgctcgcTACGATAAAACTATGATATTGTCGGTGATGTGCATGGTGTGAGTAAAGACGTACACCTGTAAACACAAAACTGGACCAAAGTAAACAGGACCAGGACAGATACACCCGACACTTCTATACACTTTGCCTATATTTATCTGTTTATAGGTTGATAATCTTTGTAGATGTAACAGTTTTATTGTTCGGTTGGCGCTACGCCTGACAACAGCGTCAGGCTGTAAGCTTTCTCATTGTGTAGTTATTCAGATGAT is a window from the Takifugu rubripes chromosome 17, fTakRub1.2, whole genome shotgun sequence genome containing:
- the LOC101063700 gene encoding voltage-dependent calcium channel gamma-5 subunit, whose translation is MSLCGRKALTLLSSVFAVCALGLLGIAVSTDYWLYLEEGIILPLNQTKDVRMSLHSGLWRVCFLAAEEKGRCFNIEYVMPANFQMTSESTVSVLKMIRSSTPFPLVSLFFMFIGFVLSNIGHIRPHRTILAFVSGIFFILSGLSLVVGLVLYISNITDEMLNRTKSNEAYFSYKYGWSFAFAAISFLLTEAAGVMSVYLFMKRYTAEEMYRPHQGFYRPRLSNCSDYSGQFLHPDAWAGRGRSPSSISSEASLQMKSSNYPALLKCPEYEQMSSSPC